TAGAAGCCTCCCACCGCGCGTTCGAACAGGCGCCGGAACTCGTGGTCAGTGAGGCTTGATCGTCGGAGCCGTCCCGTTCCTTCATCGCTCGGCAGTATGAGTTGCAGGGCCAGGCGAGCCGCCAGGAGTACCGCCCTGTCCTGCACATCGTTGCGTGAGAACCGAACGGTCGTGTCGCGGACAGTCGATCGTGTATCGGTGCCCCTCACGCCAAGGTCGGACAACCGCCTAGCATCGGCTCGGCATCGATGGCTCAGCGATTTAGAGACGACCAAGGGAGCCAAAAACGTAAGAGCAGCCTGAACCAGCCGATTTCTGGGAGTGTCTACGGTCAGTTCCTCGTAGCGGCACGCCACTTGCCCCCGGCTCAGCAGCTGATGAGACTCTGTTCGCAGGACGTCAATTCGGCCGCGGACTCGCCGGAGGTCCCCTTCAGTAGGAGCAAATCCCGGTGTTAGTGGCTTCTTCAGGCGGTCCGCTACGCTCGCGACAAGTATCTCGCCTAGTAGGTCCGGTAGCCGCTCCGGGTACTCTTCAATGCCGCTTAGCGATGGGCTTCCAGTTTTATATAAATCGGATGCATACAGCAGAAGCAGCCAGAGGTTTCTGACTGGAATACGGGTTTTTCCGGAAACGACCACGAAAGCATCCGGACCCATATCTAATTCAGTCCCTCGACGAGCTTTGACACTTCTGCCTCCGCTGACGAGGGATCTTCAAACCAATACTCCTTGAGCGTCGGAGCAATTTCTGTTGTTACTACGGCTCGGAACCAGCTCACGTATGAATCCACACGCTCCTCTGCCGGTGGCGTCACGAAGCTGTGGCCGAGCATAAACTCTGCTCCCAGCGTCGAATCGTCCCGGATGGATGCGTTCAAAGCGTCAAAGCGGCGGCGGACGGTCTCGAGGTGTGCTACTTCCACGTTGTGTTTGGCCTTCATCCACTGCAACCAGCTGTCGTTCAAGGCAGGTGCGAGCGAAACGAACCCAAACCGACGGCGGAACGCCAAATCCATGATGGCAAGGGAACGATCTGCGAGATTCATCGTGCCAATGATATGGAGATTGCTCGGGACATGGACCGTCTCGTCTGATGCACGCGGATAAGCAAGATGGAGAGCTTCCCGGGGAGAGCGCTTCCCGGCCTCGATGAGCGTAAGCAGCTCACCGAAAACCTGGACGGGGTTTCCGCGGTTTATTTCTTCTATGAGAACGACGTGAGGCACCTCGGGAACTGCGTTTGCGCGCTCAACCATCTCGAGGAAAGGCCCATTCACCAAGGTCAACTTGCCGTCAGAGCCTGGACGCCACCCTCGTACGAAGTCTTCGTACGACATGTTCGGATGGAACTGCACGGCCCGGATAGCCGACTTCAGGTCTTTACTGCCGATCAATGCGTATGCCAGTCGTCGCGCGAGCCAGGTCTTGCCCGTGCCGGGAGGGCCTTGAAGGATGATGTTCTTCTTCGACCGCCAACGCGCCAGGATCTCCGTCAGCTCGGATTCCGACACGAAGCAACCGTCGAGGACAATGTCGGCGACCGAGTAAGGCTTTGTTGGGGACGGCGGTGCCAACTCCACCGGATCTCCGTCCGCCTCGTCACTCCGCCCGGCCGGGTCCAGGAATGCGGTCCACGAGAGCTCCGGGAAGGAGTGCACTGGATATTCAGGATCATCGAACTTGGCTACCAAAGTGTCCAATATGTCCAGGTACCGGCTGCCGTCCGCCTGGAACAAGTTGCCGTCCAGCATCAGAGCAGTCTTTAGGTATCTTCGCGACTGACCGTCGAGCGGCAAGAAGTTCCAAGGGCGGATCCAAAATAGGCCCATACTCAGTTTTCCGCCGACACCACGAATACCCCGGGCACGGTCATAAGCTTCGGCAAACCTTATTCGCGCCTGATCCTCAGAGGAGCTGGCCAGGGAGAGCGCTGCCTCAAAGGCGTCCCACAGCGCATCGATGTCGCCGGACGCCCTTTCAGGCTTGTAGGAAAAGAACCACGAGTTCTGGTTGTTCAGCAGTGGGATTGCATCGAAAGCAGTAGGCGGAGGCGTCGACAGGCCCAAGGCCTTGGCCCAGTCTCCGGCCAAAGCCGTTCGTTTCGCATGGGTAATTCCGCGATTGAAGGACCCGAAGACAGTGAACGGGCAGATATCGTCAAGCGGCATGGAAACGCCGTTCTCATCCTTGTCCGTCAGATAGTTAAGATTCTCGTGACGCGTCTGTAGGTTCTGAAGAGCTGCCAGGAGCTCGCCCCGACGATCCTTGTACGAAAGCAACGCAGTGGCCAACTCTTCATAAAACGGCGTCCACTGGAAGTCCTCTTCGGGACTCGGGTCCTCATCGCCGAACCGTTTGGACCAGGCCGCATCGTTGCGGAACCTGCTGATGTCCTGCTGCTCATTGTCAAAGGCGAAGCGGATCAGCGCTTCGCTCATCCAGCTCCCGGTAGCCACCTTCCAGATCGTTGCCCGTCCCGTGTAGAAGTACCATTCGCGGGGCTGCTCCAGCGGGTTCCAGTCGACGTCGACTCTGCGGCCATCGCCGTGGTTACGTGTGACACGTCCCGTTGCCTTGATGGCCATGGTTGAGACAAGGTGGCCGCGAGTGTCGAAAGGGACGCCGTGCTTCCGCACGTAGCTCGCCTTTATCGCGATGCGGTCACCGGGCCGCATGGATTTTACGACGTCGAGGTGACGGTCCTCAAAGCCGTTCTCCCAGACTCCTTCGGCCAGAAACCGGGCGGTTTGGTCCTGGGGGTCCCGATCCGAGAAAAACGCTCCGACGAACCAGTTCTGTTTCGGGGTATTTACCTCTTCTGACAACATGCCTCGGGAACTCCTGTGTTCATGTAACGGCCCGATGCGGCCAATGATCATTAGACCACCACCCAGGGCAATCTTGAGTGCATGACGCTTGAATGATCTTTCGCAGTGATTGCGGTTTTGCACGCTAACCTGGCGCAGTGACTAATTCCATTGGGGGAGGGTCGGCGCAGCAGCTGCCCGCAGGTTTATACGAACTACTGAATACGGACGTGCTTGGCCAGCGATTGGGCCGCAATGCAGAACTTGAGCCCATGTTTGCGGACGTAGAAGACGATGACGTCCCTGATATCCTCTCCCGTCATGTCGCCGACGCCGTTCGCGACGCTCTCGCTGCCGCACGCCCTGTAGACAGAGTTGCCCTGGCCAACCGGTTGCTCGAAACGTTGCAGCAGAAGGGCCGCATAGCAAACGGCCCAACAGTGCTGCAGTCCCTCCACCGCCCGGATACGCTCAAGCGCCGCCAGCTCCGTCGCCCCACAACAAGACTTAGCGACTCCGCGCTCCTGACCAACAGCAACGAGGACCCCAACCTGGCAGCAGAACTGCGCGCAGAAATCGAATCGGCGGACAGCGTCGACCTCCTCTGCGCCTTCGTCCGCTGGACCGGCATCAGACTTCTCGAGCCGGCACTTGAGCAGCTTAGGGATCGGGGCGTGAAACTTCGCGTCATCACCACCACGTACATGGGCGCAACTGAACGCCGGGCCATCGACGAACTCGTCAACCGGTACGGAGCCGAGGTCAAGATCAGCTACGAAACCCACTCCACCCGGCTTCATGCGAAGGCGTGGCTGTTCCGCCGCAACTCAGGCTTCCACACCGCTTACGTCGGCAGCTCCAACCTAAGTCAAGCCGCACTACTGGACGGGCTTGAATGGAACGTCCGCCTCAGCTCCGTAGCCACGCCCGCCCTCCTGCAAAAGTTCGAGGTCACGTTCGACAGCTACTGGGAACAGCGTGCGTTCCAAAGTTATGATCCAGAACGCGACGGCGAAAGGCTGGACGCTGCGTTGGAACGCAACGGCGGCCGCCGCACAGCGGTCCCGGATGCACCCACTGGGCTTGAGGTTCACCCGTTCTTGCATCAGGAGGAGATGCTGGAGGACCTGGAAGCGGAGCGTCACAAAGGCTACAACCACAATCTCCTGGTCGCAGCTACCGGCACCGGCAAAACGGTAATCGCAGCCCTGGACTACAAAGGCCTCCGCGCGGCTGCCGGCCGCGACCTAAAGCTGCTCTTCGTGGCGCATCGACAGGAGATTCTCAAGCAGGCAATGCGCACCTACCGCGACGTCATGCAGGACGGCGCCTTCGGTGAACTCTACGTGGGGGACCACAAGCCGAAAGAGTGGAAGCACATCTTCGCGTCGGTCCAGTCGCTGTCTTCCCTCGGCGTCGAGCAGCTGGAGCCTGACTTCTTCGACGTCGTCGTCATCGATGAGTTCCACCATGCCATGGCGCCCACGTACCGCCGCCTGCTGGACCATCTGAAACCGCAGCAGCTTCTCGGACTCACGGCGACTCCGGAACGGGGCGACGGCGTCGACGTCGCCAAGCAGTTCTTCGATGGCCGGACAGCCAGTGAGCTTAGGCTCTGGGACGCTCTGGACGCTGACCTGCTGGTCCCGTTTCACTACTTCGGCGTCTCTGATGACGTCGACCTGAGCCAGTTGGAGTGGAAGCGCGGCAACTATGACACCACCCAGCTGAGCGCCCTGTACACCGGCAACGACGCCCGCGCCGCCAAGATAATCCGCGAACTCAGGGACAAAGCCACCAGCACCGACCAGATGCGGGCCATCGGCTTCTGCGTCTCGGTCCAGCACGCCCACTACATGGCTGAGGTGTTCAACCGTGCCGGCATTGCCTCGGTCGCCGTCGACGGCACCACTGACAATGCTGACCGCGAGGAAGCCCTGCGGCGCCTGGGTAAGCGGGACATCAACTGCATCTTCGCCGTCGACCTTTTCAATGAAGGACTGGACCTGCCGCAGGTGGACACCATCCTGCTGCTCCGGCCCACGCAGAGCGCCACCGTCTTCCTGCAGCAGCTGGGACGCGGACTGCGCCGTGCGGAGGGCAAAGCGGTGCTGACGGTCCTGGACTTCATCGGCCAGCAGCGCCGTGAGTTCCGCTTTGACCTGCGCTACCGCGCGCTGACCGGCTACGGGCGCAAGGAGCTGGAGAAGGCTGTCGAGGACGAGTTCCCGTACCTGCCGTCGGGCTCGCAGATCGTGCTGGACCGGGTGGCGCAGAAGGTGGTGCTGGACAACATCAAGGCGCAGCTGCGGTTCAACCGGGCGCAGCTGGTCCGGAACATTGCGTCGTACGCCGAGACCGAGCTGGAGGCCTACCTGGAGCGGTCCGGGAACGAGGTGAAGACGATCTACCGGTCCACCAGGGACTCGTGGACCGCTTACCTCCGCCAGGCGGGACTGATCGAGGGGCTTTCACCCCTGGAGACCGTGTTGCGCGGGAAGCTCGAGGAGCTGTCGGACGCGGAGGAAAAGAAGCTGCTGGGCCGCATGGCCGCATTGATTCACGTGGACGATCCGGAACGGGCCGCTGCCTATTCGATGCTCGTTGCTCCCGACGCGCCCCGCTACGCGGACCTTGGCATGCGCGAGCAGGCTTTTGCACGCATGCTGTTCTACACGTTGTGGGATGACGGCGGAGGATTCAAGACGTACGACGACGGCCTGGACCACCTGCGCGGCTACCAGTTTGTGTGCCGCGAGATCCGGCAGGTGATCAAGCTGGGAGTGACGGCATCCAAACATGCAGCGAAGAGTCTTGGCGCTGGGTTGCAGCACATCCCTCTGCTTTCACATGCCACGTACCGGCGCGAGGAGGTTCTTGCGGCTCTGCAGTACGGCTCGCTGGAACAAGGCAAGAACGTCCAGCACCGGGAAGGCGTCGCATGGTGTCCGGCAACGTCTACCGACGCCTTCTTTGTCACCCTCAACAAGGACGACAAGAAGCACTCGGCGACCACGATGTACAAGGACTACGCGATCAGCCCCGAGCTCTTTCACTGGGAGTCGCAGAATGCGACATCGCCTACGAGCCCGACGGGACGGCGTTACCTTGACCGGGCCTCGCACGGTTCGAAGGTTCTGATCTTCACGAGGGACACAGCGGACGACGAGACCGGGCTGACAGTTCCGTATACCTGCCTGGGGCAGGTGGACTACGTTCAGCACGCGGGGGAGAGGCCGATAGCCATTACCTGGAAGCTTCATCGAGCGATGCCCGCAGATGTGTACGTGACGGCTGCTGCGGTGGCGCTATGAGCTCAGCAACCGAAGTTTGCCCCATGTGCGCGAAGCCCCTCGCCATCGTGGTCGGGAAGGTCAGCATCCCCAACCACGCAAGCCCCCGAGGTCGCTTCTGCTCGGCGTCCGGAGGCTCGTTTTCGGCGGTCGCCGCAGAAATGCAATCTGTGGTCGAGGAACCCGAACCAGATAGACCGATCAGGATGGGCCGCTGCCCTGTCTGCCGCCAAGAAAGACAGCTCTTCTCCGGCTCAACGAAAATGCCGGCCCACAGATGGAAGACCGGACCCAAGTGCTCTGGGGAGGGCCGAGAGGCGGAACGGCTTCGCATCAGACGTCCGTTCAGGCCGAACTACGGCTTACCTGAATTCGGTACAACCAGTGTTCGTGCTGTGCCGTCCTCACCACCAGGAACTGGAAAGCGTCGTTAGGCTGCCATATTCGCCGATTCGAGGCACGCGATCGTCAACATGGCCTGAGATGCCGCGATTCGAGACCGTTGATAGCCACATTGGGAGACGGCGCGCTTGCGCCGAAGGTCAGCGTCCCATCGGGTTCTTGGGACAAATTATAGGAACTAGACTGGAGTCGCCGTATCGACACCTCGAGGCATAGCGTCTGTGGCTGGGAGGCGGTCGAATGGAGTTGAACGCACTTGAGTCCCACTGGGCAGTTTCTGCCTCGGCAGCAAGGATGGTCCCGGCACGCGCTGCGTCACAGCAAAGACGTTTGACAGAAACGTTAGGCCGGAAAGATGTCATGTGCTCCGGGGAACCCTGAAGCAAATTGACGAGGGGCCAAATTTATTCGAGATGCGTTCATTGAAATGTGGCCGTGGAAGTGGAGAAATAACGTTGGATGGACCGGGGCAGTGAAACTTACCAAGTCGAAGCAGCGTGTAGCCGACCATGGGGAAGTCTTCACACCCGCTTGGGCAGTCGAGGACATGCTTGACCTTGTGAAGGCCGAGTCGGAGCGTATCGATTCGCGGTTCCTTGAGCCAGCTTGTGGCTCGGGTAACTTCTTAGTGGCCGTACTTCGCCGCAAGTTGAGAACCGTTGACACAAGACACGGCAGAAGTCAGTTTGAGAAACGACACTACGGGCTTTTTGCACTAATGTGCATCTACGGGATAGAGATGCTCCCCGATAACGCCGAAGAATGCCGCAGGAATCTGCACGACGCTTTCATGAACTTCATCGGCCTTGATGAAGACGGGCGGTGGTCTCGTGCGACACGAAAAGTGTTGGCGGCCAACATCATCCAGGGTGACGCCCTGACGATGACCGCTTATGGAGGAGGTGCTATAACTTTCCCCGAGTGGGGATATCTGGGAAAAGGAAAGTACCAGAGGCGTGACTTCGATTATGACAACCTTACCCAGAGGGCGTCGTTCGAAGGCACTTTGTGGGAACATCTCGAAGAGGGTGATATATTCACCCCCACGCGGACCTACCCGCAAATGACCGTCCAGGAGATCGCAAGTGAGTAAGGCTACCTTCGCCCTTCGTACTCATAACCCCGATGTGCTTACCTGCATTGCAAACCTGTCAAATGATGAGGTGTTCACTCCGCCCGAGTTTGCGAACCAGATGCTCGATGCGCTGGAACAGTCATGGTCGGAAGCCCATGAGGGCGCCGTCATTTGGGAGGATCCAAACGTAAAGTTTCTCGATCCGTTCACGAAGTCAGGGGTTTTCCTGCGGGAGATAGTAACGCGGCTAACCGCCGGGCTGAGCGGTTTCATCCCTAATCTCGACGATCGTGTGGATCATATCTTGACTAAACAGGTCTACGGAATTGGAATCACCGAGTTGACCAGTCTGCTTGCTCGACGCAGCCTTTACTGCTCCAAGTTTGCCAACGGGCCGCACTCAATTGCGGCAACATTCGAGACGGAAGAAGGAAACATCTGGTTCGAGCGGACCGAGCATGCGTGGATTGGCGGCACCAAGACGTTCCTGGCGGACCCGCTCTCTGACGGGGATCTGATCACCTATGCCAACCGCAGGTGTAAATACTGCGGTGCCGCTGAAGCCGAGTACGCACGAAGCGAACAGCTTGAAACACATGCCTACGCCTTCATTCACACCGACGACATCAAGGCCCGCATTGCCGAGCTTTTTGGAGACGATATGCAATTTGACGTAATTATCGGCAATCCCCCCTATCAGTTGAATGACGGAGGATTTGGATCAAGCGCGGCGCCGATCTATCAGCGCTTCGTGGAGCAGGCTAAGGCCTTGGACCCACGAATGCTCACCTTAGTCATCCCGGCTCGTTGGTATGCCGGTGGTAAGGGATTGAGCGAATTTCGTTCGTCAATGCTTTCCGATAGCCGGATACGAGTACTCCACGATTTCCCCGATACATCCGATGTCTTTCCAGGCGTGAACAACCGGGGAGGAATCTGCTATTTTCTCTGGGATCGTGACTATGCCGGCGATGTTACAGTCTACACCCATGAAAAAGGTGAAATTACTTCAGCTGCGAAGCGACCGCTCCTTGAACCAGGCCTGGATACTTTTATCCGTTATAATGAAGGCGTAGCGATTTTGAAAAAAGTTGTGGCCGTTGAGGGTGGGGGAGAAAATGAGCTCGTACTACCTGCAAAAAAGCGATTCAGCGAGTTGGTTAGTTCGCGTAAACCCTTCGGCTTGGACACAACATTTAATGGTCGGTTGACGCAAATCGGCAACGATCTACGCGTTTATCGAAATGGCGGCATTTGTTATATTCCTCGAGACCAGATTAAAAGCGGTACAGATCTAATCGATAAGTGCAAATTATTCGTTCCGTATGCAAGTCCTGGTAATGATGATTATCCCCACCTGGTTCTATCGAAGCCCCTTCTCGCCGAGGCAGGAGATGTAGCTACTGAGACTTATCTCGCTATTGGCCCTTTCAAGGACACGGAAACGTCTCGCAATGCCGCTACCTATATGGGTACCCAGTTCTTCCGCTTCATGCTTTCGCTCCTCAGGGTCTCACAGCACGTGACCCGCAATGTATACGCTTTCGTGCCGCTGCAGGACTTTTCAAAGTCGTGGTCGGACGATGATTTGGCTGCGAAATACGGGTTGACAGAAGATGATCGCGCATTCATGGGACGTTTCGTGAAGCCTGTTAGTTGGGCGGGTGACTACAAATGACCAAGCCTGTAGACATACTTCTCCCCCCCAAACCTGCTGCCCGCCTCCGTATCTACGCATACTCGATACAGGATGAGGCTCACACGGGCTGGCTAAAAATTGGTCAAACGACGCAGGATATTCGAACCCGCATCTCCCAGCAACTGCAAACAGCAGCCATCACAAATTTCACGATCGAGCTGGACGAATCCGCCGAACGATACGACGGTACGGTGTTCCGTGACTTTGATGTTCGCAGTCGGTTAGCAGCTAAAGGTTTCGCAAACCCCACGTTGGAATGGATGGAGTGCACAGTCGCGGATGTGCAAACCGTAATCACCGAGCTAAGGACGGGACAGAAACTTCGCGGAACCCACCATGAAACGTTCTGTATGCGACCAGAACAAGCGCTGGCGGTTGAAAAGACTTACAAATACTTTATGTCGATTTGGTCCGAGGACGAGAAAGCTGTTCCACGGTTCTTGTGGAATGCGAAAATGCGCTTCGGCAAAACCTTCGCAACTTATCAGCTTGCTCGCACCCTCGACGCAAAGAGGTTACTCGTCGTCACATTCAAGCCAGCTGTAGAGGATGCTTGGCAGACTGATCTCGAATCGCATGCAGACTTCGACGGGTGGCAATATCTTTCTACTGCGGCAGGCGCTGACCCCTCGTCTGCAGATCCAACCTTCCCCCTCGTCTACTTTGCCTCATTTCAAGATCTGCTTGGGCGGGACAAATTTGGCAACATCAAAGCCAAAAATGAGTGGTTACACGCAAGCAATTGGGACCTAGTCGTTTTCGACGAATACCACTATGGGGCTTGGCGTGACAGCGCAAAGGAGTTGTTCGAAGGGGAGGACGCCGCGGT
The Arthrobacter sp. PGP41 genome window above contains:
- a CDS encoding N-6 DNA methylase, whose product is MKLTKSKQRVADHGEVFTPAWAVEDMLDLVKAESERIDSRFLEPACGSGNFLVAVLRRKLRTVDTRHGRSQFEKRHYGLFALMCIYGIEMLPDNAEECRRNLHDAFMNFIGLDEDGRWSRATRKVLAANIIQGDALTMTAYGGGAITFPEWGYLGKGKYQRRDFDYDNLTQRASFEGTLWEHLEEGDIFTPTRTYPQMTVQEIASE
- a CDS encoding DUF3427 domain-containing protein, producing the protein MPAGLYELLNTDVLGQRLGRNAELEPMFADVEDDDVPDILSRHVADAVRDALAAARPVDRVALANRLLETLQQKGRIANGPTVLQSLHRPDTLKRRQLRRPTTRLSDSALLTNSNEDPNLAAELRAEIESADSVDLLCAFVRWTGIRLLEPALEQLRDRGVKLRVITTTYMGATERRAIDELVNRYGAEVKISYETHSTRLHAKAWLFRRNSGFHTAYVGSSNLSQAALLDGLEWNVRLSSVATPALLQKFEVTFDSYWEQRAFQSYDPERDGERLDAALERNGGRRTAVPDAPTGLEVHPFLHQEEMLEDLEAERHKGYNHNLLVAATGTGKTVIAALDYKGLRAAAGRDLKLLFVAHRQEILKQAMRTYRDVMQDGAFGELYVGDHKPKEWKHIFASVQSLSSLGVEQLEPDFFDVVVIDEFHHAMAPTYRRLLDHLKPQQLLGLTATPERGDGVDVAKQFFDGRTASELRLWDALDADLLVPFHYFGVSDDVDLSQLEWKRGNYDTTQLSALYTGNDARAAKIIRELRDKATSTDQMRAIGFCVSVQHAHYMAEVFNRAGIASVAVDGTTDNADREEALRRLGKRDINCIFAVDLFNEGLDLPQVDTILLLRPTQSATVFLQQLGRGLRRAEGKAVLTVLDFIGQQRREFRFDLRYRALTGYGRKELEKAVEDEFPYLPSGSQIVLDRVAQKVVLDNIKAQLRFNRAQLVRNIASYAETELEAYLERSGNEVKTIYRSTRDSWTAYLRQAGLIEGLSPLETVLRGKLEELSDAEEKKLLGRMAALIHVDDPERAAAYSMLVAPDAPRYADLGMREQAFARMLFYTLWDDGGGFKTYDDGLDHLRGYQFVCREIRQVIKLGVTASKHAAKSLGAGLQHIPLLSHATYRREEVLAALQYGSLEQGKNVQHREGVAWCPATSTDAFFVTLNKDDKKHSATTMYKDYAISPELFHWESQNATSPTSPTGRRYLDRASHGSKVLIFTRDTADDETGLTVPYTCLGQVDYVQHAGERPIAITWKLHRAMPADVYVTAAAVAL
- a CDS encoding 5-methylcytosine restriction system specificity protein McrC, producing the protein MGPDAFVVVSGKTRIPVRNLWLLLLYASDLYKTGSPSLSGIEEYPERLPDLLGEILVASVADRLKKPLTPGFAPTEGDLRRVRGRIDVLRTESHQLLSRGQVACRYEELTVDTPRNRLVQAALTFLAPLVVSKSLSHRCRADARRLSDLGVRGTDTRSTVRDTTVRFSRNDVQDRAVLLAARLALQLILPSDEGTGRLRRSSLTDHEFRRLFERAVGGFYRAAASASGWQTSTGQFISWNSNNETPGAAAFIPKMQTDILLENSTVKRRIIIDTKFTSALAKGQFGGETFKSGHLYQIYAYVRSQEAVDDPLSLYAEGILLYPSVGQSIRESFESSGHRFTVATVDLGRSAIEVRQQLLDVLTPPSQIPSAKFASQAQEEVWAMEGPTFLRHDQPEDLSDHGSHLS
- a CDS encoding Eco57I restriction-modification methylase domain-containing protein encodes the protein MSKATFALRTHNPDVLTCIANLSNDEVFTPPEFANQMLDALEQSWSEAHEGAVIWEDPNVKFLDPFTKSGVFLREIVTRLTAGLSGFIPNLDDRVDHILTKQVYGIGITELTSLLARRSLYCSKFANGPHSIAATFETEEGNIWFERTEHAWIGGTKTFLADPLSDGDLITYANRRCKYCGAAEAEYARSEQLETHAYAFIHTDDIKARIAELFGDDMQFDVIIGNPPYQLNDGGFGSSAAPIYQRFVEQAKALDPRMLTLVIPARWYAGGKGLSEFRSSMLSDSRIRVLHDFPDTSDVFPGVNNRGGICYFLWDRDYAGDVTVYTHEKGEITSAAKRPLLEPGLDTFIRYNEGVAILKKVVAVEGGGENELVLPAKKRFSELVSSRKPFGLDTTFNGRLTQIGNDLRVYRNGGICYIPRDQIKSGTDLIDKCKLFVPYASPGNDDYPHLVLSKPLLAEAGDVATETYLAIGPFKDTETSRNAATYMGTQFFRFMLSLLRVSQHVTRNVYAFVPLQDFSKSWSDDDLAAKYGLTEDDRAFMGRFVKPVSWAGDYK
- a CDS encoding McrB family protein; the encoded protein is MLSEEVNTPKQNWFVGAFFSDRDPQDQTARFLAEGVWENGFEDRHLDVVKSMRPGDRIAIKASYVRKHGVPFDTRGHLVSTMAIKATGRVTRNHGDGRRVDVDWNPLEQPREWYFYTGRATIWKVATGSWMSEALIRFAFDNEQQDISRFRNDAAWSKRFGDEDPSPEEDFQWTPFYEELATALLSYKDRRGELLAALQNLQTRHENLNYLTDKDENGVSMPLDDICPFTVFGSFNRGITHAKRTALAGDWAKALGLSTPPPTAFDAIPLLNNQNSWFFSYKPERASGDIDALWDAFEAALSLASSSEDQARIRFAEAYDRARGIRGVGGKLSMGLFWIRPWNFLPLDGQSRRYLKTALMLDGNLFQADGSRYLDILDTLVAKFDDPEYPVHSFPELSWTAFLDPAGRSDEADGDPVELAPPSPTKPYSVADIVLDGCFVSESELTEILARWRSKKNIILQGPPGTGKTWLARRLAYALIGSKDLKSAIRAVQFHPNMSYEDFVRGWRPGSDGKLTLVNGPFLEMVERANAVPEVPHVVLIEEINRGNPVQVFGELLTLIEAGKRSPREALHLAYPRASDETVHVPSNLHIIGTMNLADRSLAIMDLAFRRRFGFVSLAPALNDSWLQWMKAKHNVEVAHLETVRRRFDALNASIRDDSTLGAEFMLGHSFVTPPAEERVDSYVSWFRAVVTTEIAPTLKEYWFEDPSSAEAEVSKLVEGLN